The Desulfuromonas versatilis genome has a segment encoding these proteins:
- a CDS encoding OmpA family protein, with product MRMPLFILTAALTLAFTLPSPASAEMVKKVDNFILLVDQSGSMSQKYGKTGKKKIDLAVDAVSRLDKAIPELGYNGSLYLGSKFKSLGQTAPYKTGPLASAAMGVDTDFYIFGRETRLGDDLSALGPALGKLSGKTALVLFTDGDNNAGSDPVAQAKALYNQYNPNLCIHVVSYADEANGKRVIDEIRRISNCTVAADVDSLATDAGMAQFAKDVFYGETTPAPAPAPVIGDSDGDGVLDDKDKCPDTLPGVMVDADGCDLKYTLQIEFDFDKADIRPGYHNDIAKAAEFVKKYPRVNILVAGHTDDVGEADYNKGLSMRRAQALKAYMVKNFGIDAAQLYPRGYGESRPVATNKTKEGRQMNRRVEFICCVVIPPEQ from the coding sequence ATGAGAATGCCCTTGTTCATCCTGACCGCCGCACTGACCCTGGCCTTTACCCTCCCCTCTCCCGCATCGGCGGAGATGGTGAAAAAGGTCGACAATTTCATCTTGCTGGTGGACCAGTCCGGGTCCATGTCCCAGAAATACGGCAAGACCGGGAAGAAAAAAATCGACCTTGCCGTAGATGCGGTTTCCCGCCTGGACAAGGCCATCCCCGAGCTGGGATACAATGGCTCGCTGTATCTCGGATCGAAGTTCAAGTCCCTTGGCCAGACCGCTCCCTACAAGACCGGCCCTCTGGCCAGCGCCGCCATGGGCGTGGACACCGACTTCTACATTTTCGGCCGGGAAACCAGGCTGGGGGACGACCTCTCGGCCCTGGGACCTGCTCTCGGCAAGCTCTCTGGTAAAACCGCGCTGGTCCTATTCACCGATGGCGACAACAACGCGGGTTCCGACCCCGTTGCCCAGGCCAAGGCTCTTTACAATCAGTACAACCCGAACCTGTGCATCCATGTGGTCAGCTATGCCGATGAAGCGAACGGCAAGCGGGTCATCGATGAAATCCGCCGCATCTCGAATTGCACCGTCGCAGCCGACGTTGATTCGTTGGCGACCGACGCCGGCATGGCCCAGTTTGCCAAGGATGTCTTCTACGGCGAAACCACCCCGGCCCCGGCCCCGGCTCCGGTAATCGGAGACAGTGACGGCGACGGCGTCCTCGACGACAAGGACAAGTGCCCCGACACGCTCCCCGGAGTGATGGTCGATGCGGACGGATGTGATCTCAAGTACACCCTGCAGATCGAGTTCGACTTCGACAAGGCCGATATCCGTCCCGGATACCACAACGACATCGCCAAGGCAGCCGAATTCGTCAAGAAATACCCCCGGGTCAATATCCTGGTGGCCGGCCATACCGACGATGTGGGCGAGGCGGATTACAACAAGGGTCTCTCCATGAGACGGGCCCAGGCGCTCAAGGCCTACATGGTGAAAAACTTCGGCATCGACGCTGCTCAGCTCTATCCGCGCGGCTATGGCGAAAGCCGGCCGGTAGCCACCAACAAAACCAAGGAGGGCCGGCAGATGAACCGCCGGGTAGAATTCATCTGTTGCGTGGTCATTCCGCCGGAGCAATAA